In a single window of the Nocardiopsis composta genome:
- a CDS encoding alpha/beta hydrolase, which produces MEIRATTVLPAERRPITLHTADGLELVGELALPPSGDPVATLVCLHPLPTAEGMMDSHVLRKASFRLPALADVAVLRFNTRGTTSRHGTSQGSFGDGEEERYDVAAAIEFAEFEGLPRLWLLGWSFGTELALKWGRDPEVAGAILLSPPLHRATDADLDGWAEFGRPLTALVPEFDDYLRPEEARKRFARVPQAEVIGVDGAKHLWVGEPYVRTVLNAIVERVAPQSHPLPTEWDGEYTRDTGA; this is translated from the coding sequence ATGGAGATCCGCGCCACCACGGTGCTCCCGGCCGAGCGCCGCCCCATCACCCTGCACACCGCCGACGGGCTGGAGCTCGTCGGCGAGCTGGCCCTGCCGCCCTCCGGCGATCCGGTCGCGACGCTGGTCTGCCTGCACCCGCTGCCCACCGCCGAGGGCATGATGGACAGCCACGTGCTGCGCAAGGCCTCGTTCCGGCTGCCGGCCCTGGCCGACGTGGCGGTACTCCGGTTCAACACCCGGGGCACCACCTCGCGGCACGGCACCAGCCAGGGCTCTTTCGGCGACGGCGAGGAGGAGCGGTACGACGTCGCCGCCGCGATCGAGTTCGCCGAGTTCGAGGGGCTGCCCCGGCTCTGGCTGCTGGGCTGGTCGTTCGGCACCGAGCTGGCGCTCAAGTGGGGCCGAGACCCCGAGGTGGCCGGCGCGATCCTGCTCTCCCCGCCGCTGCACCGGGCCACCGATGCCGACCTGGACGGCTGGGCGGAGTTCGGCCGCCCGCTGACCGCGCTGGTCCCCGAGTTCGACGACTACCTCCGCCCGGAGGAGGCCCGCAAGCGGTTCGCCCGGGTCCCCCAGGCCGAGGTGATCGGCGTCGACGGCGCCAAGCACCTGTGGGTCGGCGAACCCTACGTGCGCACCGTGCTCAACGCCATCGTCGAGCGGGTCGCGCCGCAGTCCCACCCGCTGCCCACCGAGTGGGACGGCGAGTACACCCGGGACACCGGAGCCTGA
- a CDS encoding ATP/GTP-binding protein, producing the protein MSPRRNAPRRKGGRSQQNDTDPDALMLRVTGGQRRETGPDGEWVTRSISGAAAVKTYRCPGCFQEIRPGMPHLVAWRPYGDGEDRRHWHSSCWRRRANLF; encoded by the coding sequence GTGAGCCCGCGCCGAAACGCCCCCCGCCGCAAAGGGGGCCGCAGCCAGCAGAACGACACCGACCCCGACGCGCTCATGCTGCGCGTCACCGGAGGGCAGCGCCGGGAGACCGGCCCCGACGGGGAGTGGGTGACCCGCAGCATCAGCGGCGCGGCCGCGGTCAAGACCTACCGGTGTCCCGGCTGCTTCCAGGAGATCCGGCCGGGCATGCCGCACCTGGTCGCCTGGCGCCCCTACGGAGACGGGGAGGACCGCCGGCACTGGCACTCCTCCTGCTGGCGCCGCCGGGCGAACCTGTTCTGA